The DNA segment ATTGTCATAAAATATACATTGAGGATATACGATTTTAACAATATCGACTACTTTTTTTGGCGTTTCGAATAAAACTTCTAAAATTTCTAaaactacttttttttttttttttgaggaatTCTAAAACTACTTTTGAGTATGAATGAGAAATAAAATGATCAATTTAGCCATACTTACAAAGGCCATGTGAGCTTGCTCAACATGCAAAAGGGACAAAGTACTGTTTATGAATTGCCCATTTATCTATTTTTGCCCTTTAATAATTTATTCACTTTCCAGATTTTAGTATTGACTCGTGAGATGTGGGAAATAACATGTTATTATTCACACTAATTAGGCAATGTCACAGCACTTCTTAGTTGGCTAACACATTCAACACCCAATTTAAAGGAGCACTCACAGATGGCAAAATCTATTTAGTCCCATCACCAAAATTTTGCTTCTGTTTATTGTGCCTTTCTTGTTCAGTCCCCCATCTTTCAAGTGTACAAATTAATGTTGTAAATTTGAAttaaagtttggattttatttgATGGCTCATGAATGTAAGAATGTCTTTTGGTTTTACATTCGTTAgttaaactcaagaacatggaGATCCAATTGTAACAAAAAAATGTGGGACAATCTTCTCGAGTTCGAGATCCAATTATAACAAAAATCTGCCTCCtccaactcaaaaaaaaaaaaacatggagAACCAAAATACAGTTCCACGTTAATGAGTCATaagttttattcaaaatttaattttaattcaaattcCAACACCAAAttgattgtatattattttaaataatctaTTTTGAAGCAATAATTTTATAttccttaaaaaaatttaatttgctAGATGTTCCCCAAATTCCAAATCACACTGTTTATAACTGAAGTTATATTGCTTATGATACACCATCAAGATTCGCTTGATACACTTTAAAATTTGTGTGATGCTACGTGTACACGGAGAGTTACACGTTGGATTACACGTTgtacttgaaattacataaatatctttaatgtattttggaaagatttttttcaaatcaagtggagggataattttgtaatttcatgtgTAGTGTGTAACCCAATGTATAAATCaacgtgtacatgtagcatttcccttaaaaaaatttcatttataaTAATACATCTCTTCATCTTCCCTTGGTTTATTTTGATGCCCACATCTTCAAAAAAAtggttaaatttatttatttttttatttttttttattttttcaccaAGGAGATCCTAGGAGAGTATTATTTGGGGTTGTAGCACATGAGCAGTTCTTTAAGTTGTTTCCCAATTTATGACTATTACCTTTCTCTCCCTTTATAGTTTAGGCAAATGTGGCGAAAACCTTAGGAGTTTATACGAGAATAGTAAGTGGaggagataaaaaaaaaaaaaaaaattgctcgGAACTACTTAGGTCAAGCCCAAGCTTTTTCCTCTCCGATCCCCATCCtgtaaaatgattttttatcgTTTTGGATGGCATGTGAAGAAGGTATCTTCACGACATGGTCAGAGACGGATCAACCAAAAGACGGGTCAGTGGTTGCATTTGTCACTCCTCAACTTTGtcttatttataataattttaatcaaatttgcAATTGTAGTTCATTTTATCATTTTCATTTCCCTTAATTGAATTTTCGACTCCATCACTGACATGGTGAAAAAGATGCCTCCGTGAAGACCCAATCAAAACTCATGCAAACCCATGTCATTTTTCAGTCACCTAACAACCACGATGGGTAATAGTGACTACCAAATAATAGGTGATAATGGGTGTTATGAGAGGTTAATAACCATTAGTGGGATAGTAATGTTAGATCAATTAAATTATATGGATTTATATATGAATAATTATGTATTGTGGGTTGTCAATTAAGTTAAGTCCAAACTAAAGTGATTAATTAAAGTTTTTAGTTATTGGATTTTAATGTATCTAATAGGTCATGGATCTTTTGATGTGTAGAGACTAAAATGTAATTTCTGTTTTCGTGATGGGCTGAAACAAAAATATCAgagataattaataaaattatctaTATAAACGTGGTTATGGTCCCCAGATCACGCGTATCACGTTTCACTATCTCTAATCTCCATTATTAGAATAGAACCAAAGAGAAAATAAAAGGGCTCTCAGGGAAGAACGTGTAGATCTGGAAGATAAACTGATCGCTCTTGAAGATTTAAGATTATGGTTTCAGGTACGTTTTTGCTTTAAGTTTACAGAttatttttgatgatttgaCATGATGATTTTGGCTATATTTTATGGTTAATtttttctaacaagtggtattagAGACACTCATGTTTAAATCATTGAGATACAATTTATATTCGATTTGGTCTAATCGAAAGCAAAAATTTATGGTTTTGAGTCGAAAACGAATTTCCagtccaaattttttttaattttcggaTAAAAAAACTGGAAAATCGAATTTTCGATCTAGGTTTAGGGCCGCAGGATTTTTTGATAATCGACCGATCTATGGACAGTTTTCGGCGGATGAGGCGAAATATTTCCCATGTCAAGGGACCTCACACAGTACAGTTTATTGGCCTGGTTCCGTTGCACAATCGTATGATTTCGAAGCCAAATTCTCGCCTGGAATGGTCACGAGCTTCGAAAATTCGGGTCCACTTTTTCGGCCGATGGGACGATCGGGACTGGTGATGGTGCCGTGGTGGTCGCCTCCATGGTGGCAGTCACAGGACATCGTTGATTGGCCAGAGGAAGGGCGGCGGCGGCAAGTTGATGTAGATGGGTTAGAGTTttctattttttgttttatttttattttttaattcaaaaaataataataataatttattttttaaaaggaaCGAAAATTTCAGGTTTTAGAAAAAATTTTCTGACCCATCACGCATTTTCAAGTTTAATTTGATTATAAGcccaatattttaatttttgggtTTAAGGTTCAAATTTTTAATCCAATCAAATAATGATAAGTTAAAATGAATTAATTGAAACAACATGTCCCCAAAGTGACCTCTCTTGtggatattaatttattttgaaatataaaaggTTTTGTGTATGTAATTCTTATGAGTGTTTACCAGCCCAAAGAAAAGTTACTATTTGATATGGTTACATATGCACTTGTGGTGGTAAACATGTGATAATTATTCGGTTTTTCATGTGAATAATGAATCGGCCAAAAGAAAGATTTTTATTTGACATGATATTTAGTATATATGTTTGAATACTGCGTCGGATATCACTTACAAGTTAATGTTTTGTCcaaagataaaatattaatggAGTGCTTGGTATTCTGTAATgggatttatattatttaaatttattgattattttctatGGATATTTGTTGACCATGtattattttggttttttgtTCTCTGTTCAGATTTAATTCCTGTGAATATCAGTTCCAACATCAATTCAATTACTGTGTTAAATggctcaaacttcaaatcatggCAAGAAAATTTACTTATAGTTATCGGAGTCATGGATCTTATAGTTCTCGGAGTCATGGATCTTGATCTTGCGATAATGGTTGATTGTCCTCCTGATCTTACTGATAAGAGTACCTCTGATGATAAGAGGGAATTTGAAAAGTGGGAGAGGTCGAATCGCATTTGTCTGTTGATTATGAAGAAAGCCATTCCGGAAACATTCAGGGTCACGATGTCGAGCGATatcactacaacaaaagattttcTTAAAGAAATTGAAAAGAGATTTGTAAAGAATGAAAAGGCTGCAGTTAGTACACTCTTGGC comes from the Henckelia pumila isolate YLH828 chromosome 1, ASM3356847v2, whole genome shotgun sequence genome and includes:
- the LOC140864128 gene encoding uncharacterized protein, giving the protein MDLIVLGVMDLDLAIMVDCPPDLTDKSTSDDKREFEKWERSNRICLLIMKKAIPETFRVTMSSDITTTKDFLKEIEKRFVKNEKAAVSTLLANLISIRYKGKDNIREYIMEMSHLDSKLKALKLELSEDLQVHLVLIYLPPHFHQFKVGYNCQKETWSLNKLISHCVHEEKRLKQDKT